Proteins encoded within one genomic window of Acinetobacter sp. WCHA55:
- a CDS encoding dihydrolipoyl dehydrogenase, which produces MYDLIIIGAGTAGIAAYQQAIKSTQNLLIINDGPWDTTCARVGCMPSKVLISTANRMHDIQHADRVGLKVESKIDRSQVMQHVQALRDRFTSSTLKTVESWPKAHKVQGRAHFVDAKTVEVNGQLYQAKSFILAVGSTPSFDPTWKNELDDRLITSDQIFELDALPKSLAVIGSGVIAIELAQAMQRLGVNTTVFARSRKVGVLTSPKLQQLAQTEISAELKIKFEVLPTEVKYINDQVELSFTENSQAKTLNVDYLLIATGRSSLLNTLQLGNIDTSFTDLKHLPVDPETKQLADYPIFIIGDAYTDTPLQHEAAHEGKVSVKNALNFPILESCKTLTPLGIVFSNPEMATVGQNFKQLQSANINFVIGEVSYAKQGRALVLGKNYGAIEVYVDRSSQKLLGAELLTESTEHLAHLLAWMIAEELTVDEILQKPFYHPTLEEGLRTALKHARRQLSP; this is translated from the coding sequence ATGTATGATCTGATTATTATTGGGGCTGGAACCGCGGGTATTGCAGCCTACCAACAAGCCATTAAGTCCACACAAAATCTATTAATCATTAATGATGGGCCATGGGATACCACTTGTGCACGTGTCGGCTGTATGCCCTCAAAAGTCCTTATTTCTACAGCCAATCGCATGCATGATATTCAACATGCGGATCGTGTCGGATTAAAAGTAGAATCAAAAATTGACCGTAGCCAGGTCATGCAACACGTACAAGCACTCCGTGATCGCTTTACCTCTAGTACCCTTAAAACTGTAGAAAGCTGGCCTAAGGCGCATAAAGTTCAAGGCCGTGCTCACTTTGTCGATGCAAAAACGGTCGAAGTGAATGGGCAACTCTACCAAGCCAAAAGCTTTATCTTAGCTGTAGGCTCCACACCAAGTTTTGACCCAACATGGAAGAATGAACTCGATGATCGGCTCATTACCTCCGATCAAATCTTTGAACTTGATGCTTTACCCAAATCTTTAGCTGTTATTGGCAGTGGGGTCATCGCGATTGAACTGGCACAAGCCATGCAACGACTTGGCGTCAATACCACCGTCTTTGCACGTAGCCGTAAAGTCGGCGTTTTGACCAGCCCAAAATTGCAACAGTTGGCACAAACAGAAATTAGTGCTGAACTTAAAATTAAATTCGAAGTTTTACCCACAGAAGTTAAATATATAAACGATCAAGTTGAACTTAGTTTTACTGAAAATAGTCAGGCTAAAACACTCAATGTCGATTATTTACTGATTGCCACCGGCCGAAGTAGTCTTTTAAATACACTTCAACTCGGAAATATCGACACATCATTCACAGACTTAAAACATTTACCTGTTGATCCTGAGACCAAACAACTCGCTGACTACCCGATTTTTATCATTGGCGATGCATATACTGATACACCACTACAACATGAAGCCGCACACGAAGGCAAAGTTTCGGTCAAAAATGCATTGAACTTCCCCATTCTAGAATCATGCAAAACTCTAACGCCTTTAGGCATCGTGTTTAGCAACCCAGAAATGGCAACGGTTGGACAAAACTTTAAGCAACTACAAAGTGCAAATATCAATTTTGTCATCGGCGAAGTATCCTATGCAAAACAAGGACGTGCATTGGTTCTGGGTAAAAACTATGGAGCCATCGAGGTTTATGTAGATAGAAGTAGCCAAAAGCTACTTGGTGCTGAATTACTCACAGAGTCTACTGAACATTTGGCCCATTTATTGGCATGGATGATTGCAGAAGAGTTGACTGTCGATGAAATTTTGCAGAAACCGTTTTATCACCCTACCCTTGAAGAAGGTTTAAGAACGGCTTTAAAACATGCGCGTCGACAACTCAGTCCCTGA
- a CDS encoding beta-lactamase hydrolase domain-containing protein yields the protein MTKRLFKHVIYTALLLASSTLWAATNNLSQALSPQLSVSGEMTQDKFEQLIKQGFKSVIVNRPDQEQGNTVRVDQLRNIAEQSKVSVIYQPVTSSKISETDVVEFAKYYNELPKPILMVCKSGTRSSLLFNQAKQRGLLHE from the coding sequence ATGACTAAACGGTTGTTTAAACATGTCATCTATACTGCTCTGCTTTTAGCAAGCAGTACACTTTGGGCAGCAACGAATAACCTGAGCCAAGCACTCAGCCCGCAGCTCAGCGTTTCAGGGGAAATGACTCAAGACAAGTTTGAACAGTTGATAAAACAAGGTTTTAAGTCGGTCATTGTCAACCGACCAGATCAAGAACAAGGCAATACCGTTCGCGTTGATCAACTGCGTAATATTGCGGAACAGTCCAAAGTCAGCGTAATTTACCAACCGGTTACCAGCAGTAAAATTTCTGAAACAGACGTGGTTGAATTTGCTAAATATTATAATGAGTTGCCCAAGCCTATTTTAATGGTCTGTAAGAGTGGTACTCGCTCTAGTCTGCTGTTCAATCAGGCAAAACAACGAGGATTACTCCATGAATAA
- a CDS encoding TIGR01244 family sulfur transferase: MSENVGFAGQIGPEHLVQVVEKGFKSVINNRPDMEGGPEQPTSAQIEEAARVAGLDYVYQPVVAGQITEMDVRTFANHFNELPKPVLMFCRTGNRSNNLYQLAKQMDLLDD; encoded by the coding sequence ATGAGCGAAAATGTAGGCTTTGCAGGTCAAATTGGCCCAGAACATTTGGTTCAAGTGGTTGAAAAAGGGTTTAAATCTGTGATCAATAACCGTCCAGATATGGAAGGTGGTCCAGAACAACCAACCAGCGCTCAAATTGAAGAAGCAGCACGTGTAGCAGGCTTGGATTATGTCTACCAACCTGTGGTTGCTGGTCAAATCACCGAAATGGATGTTCGCACTTTTGCCAACCACTTTAATGAACTTCCAAAACCTGTTCTCATGTTCTGCCGTACAGGTAATCGCTCAAATAACTTGTACCAACTTGCCAAACAAATGGATCTGTTAGATGACTAA
- a CDS encoding alpha/beta hydrolase, which translates to MHAYTVEPLYVKSGQEVIAADFYRPKTEEKPAVILMAHGLAGLRQFKLIQFAQRFAQAGYAVVLFDYRYWGGSTGRPRELVSIKKQLEDWRTMINHLKERKSIDNRRIVLWGTALSGGYVLDIAAEFKNVQAVMAQVPFVDGAESAKLYPLQQLPKALKLSSQDYMGGKVGMSPTTLPVVDPRELCFLPTQDAYLGYRSIINPDYYWSGEIPARLFFNLIRYRPIQNVRQINIPVLFIAAKHDSLVPIESSREAATNIAPFVQYHEWEMQHFDIYHASWFEKAISTQLEFLHQHIGVN; encoded by the coding sequence ATGCACGCCTATACCGTTGAACCGCTATATGTCAAAAGTGGCCAAGAGGTCATTGCTGCGGATTTCTATCGTCCGAAAACTGAAGAAAAGCCCGCAGTGATTTTGATGGCCCATGGTTTGGCTGGGCTTCGCCAATTCAAACTGATCCAATTTGCGCAGCGTTTTGCACAAGCGGGCTATGCAGTCGTGTTATTTGACTACCGTTATTGGGGCGGTAGTACCGGACGTCCACGAGAACTGGTATCGATTAAGAAGCAGCTTGAAGACTGGCGGACCATGATTAACCACCTCAAAGAGCGTAAGTCGATTGATAATCGACGGATTGTGCTATGGGGGACGGCACTCAGCGGTGGATATGTACTTGATATTGCTGCAGAGTTCAAAAATGTTCAGGCGGTGATGGCGCAAGTGCCTTTTGTCGATGGTGCTGAAAGTGCCAAGCTTTACCCGTTACAGCAACTCCCGAAAGCATTAAAGCTGTCCAGCCAAGATTATATGGGTGGAAAAGTGGGGATGTCTCCGACGACTTTACCTGTGGTGGATCCACGAGAGTTATGTTTCTTGCCGACGCAAGATGCTTATTTGGGGTATCGTTCGATTATCAATCCTGATTATTATTGGAGTGGTGAGATTCCCGCACGACTATTTTTTAATTTAATTCGTTATCGTCCCATTCAAAATGTACGGCAAATTAATATTCCTGTACTGTTCATTGCAGCCAAGCATGATAGTTTAGTTCCGATTGAATCCAGTCGTGAAGCCGCGACCAATATTGCACCTTTTGTTCAATATCATGAATGGGAAATGCAGCATTTTGATATTTATCATGCCAGTTGGTTTGAAAAAGCCATTTCGACCCAATTAGAATTCTTACATCAACATATTGGAGTCAACTAA
- the trxC gene encoding thioredoxin TrxC, whose product MIIVCPTCLAKNRVPEEKLSANPSCGQCHAALLPAAPIELNEQNFSQFISHSDLPVFIDLWAEWCGPCKMMAPHFAEVAKQNPQVIFAKINTEESPRLSSAFNVRSIPTLVLMNKTTEIARISGALRAPQLQQWLDQQLQAQS is encoded by the coding sequence ATGATTATTGTCTGTCCTACTTGTTTGGCCAAAAATCGTGTGCCTGAAGAGAAATTGAGTGCCAATCCGAGTTGTGGTCAATGCCACGCAGCGCTTTTACCTGCGGCACCGATTGAGTTGAATGAGCAGAATTTTAGCCAATTCATTAGCCATAGCGATTTGCCTGTGTTTATTGATTTATGGGCAGAGTGGTGTGGTCCTTGTAAAATGATGGCACCGCATTTTGCTGAAGTGGCGAAACAAAATCCACAAGTGATTTTTGCCAAAATTAATACCGAAGAATCTCCACGATTAAGTAGTGCCTTTAATGTGCGAAGTATTCCAACCTTAGTTTTAATGAATAAAACTACTGAAATTGCTAGAATAAGCGGCGCGCTCCGTGCGCCACAATTGCAACAATGGTTAGATCAACAGTTGCAAGCCCAGTCATAA
- a CDS encoding acyl-CoA thioesterase: MSEIHVKPEGMLSLQTIAMPADTNWSGDVFGGWIVSQMDLAGAIHAERFSKGRCATISINQMTFLVPVKVGDVISCYTKILKVGNTSIQMEIEVWDSHDSSRPPVRVTEGVFTFVAVDVKGNKRQIPTDVKEKFLASQSN; the protein is encoded by the coding sequence GTGTCAGAGATTCATGTGAAACCAGAAGGGATGTTGTCTCTTCAGACAATTGCAATGCCAGCCGATACCAACTGGAGTGGAGATGTTTTTGGTGGTTGGATTGTGTCACAAATGGATTTGGCGGGTGCAATTCATGCAGAGCGTTTTAGTAAGGGACGTTGTGCAACGATTTCAATTAATCAGATGACGTTCTTGGTCCCTGTCAAAGTCGGGGACGTGATTAGTTGTTATACTAAAATTCTAAAAGTAGGCAATACCTCGATTCAAATGGAAATTGAGGTATGGGACAGTCATGATAGTTCACGCCCACCTGTACGTGTAACTGAAGGTGTATTTACCTTTGTTGCGGTTGATGTCAAAGGTAATAAACGTCAGATTCCTACGGATGTTAAAGAGAAGTTTCTTGCGAGCCAATCTAACTAA
- a CDS encoding ester cyclase: MKKRLILATVLFTLGLVACQQHYLANTSISTMLRQSSASTLTEQNKKIVVDFYEGVFSKHQVQTYSDRYIGTQYIQHNPYVADGKTPFVNYFTQYFKENPDAKNTIKRVVAEGNLVVLHVHSTQNSQDRGEAVVDIFRVEQGKIVEHWDVIQTIPTESANRNTMF, encoded by the coding sequence ATGAAAAAAAGATTAATTTTAGCGACAGTCCTATTTACTTTAGGGCTGGTGGCTTGCCAACAGCACTACCTAGCCAACACCTCAATTTCAACAATGCTGCGTCAATCTTCAGCCTCTACCCTGACTGAACAAAATAAAAAAATTGTGGTGGACTTTTATGAAGGAGTTTTTAGCAAACATCAGGTTCAAACCTATTCGGATCGCTATATTGGTACACAATACATTCAACATAATCCCTATGTTGCGGATGGAAAAACGCCGTTTGTAAACTATTTCACCCAGTATTTTAAAGAAAATCCTGATGCAAAAAACACCATCAAACGTGTCGTAGCTGAAGGTAATTTGGTGGTACTCCATGTACATTCCACCCAAAATTCACAAGATCGTGGTGAGGCCGTTGTCGATATTTTCCGTGTTGAACAAGGTAAAATTGTAGAACATTGGGATGTGATACAAACCATTCCTACTGAGTCTGCTAATCGTAATACCATGTTTTAA
- a CDS encoding DUF4442 domain-containing protein, translating to MPKANRLSKIVKATSRLPKALRTRLWSQAFGRIVPMVGSAHIRYLQVSHSEVVVKIENHRAMQNHIGQLHACAMALIAETATGFVTGMNVPDHCIVLIKSMHIDFKRPSKGAMTATATLTLEQQQLMQTTAKGETLVSVTVMDESGEAPVQCEMLWAWLDKASLKK from the coding sequence ATGCCAAAGGCCAATCGCTTATCTAAAATTGTAAAAGCCACTTCTCGCTTGCCGAAAGCGTTGCGTACGCGATTATGGAGTCAAGCTTTTGGTCGCATAGTGCCCATGGTCGGCAGTGCTCATATACGTTACTTACAAGTGAGTCATAGTGAAGTCGTCGTCAAAATCGAAAACCACCGAGCTATGCAAAACCATATTGGTCAACTACACGCCTGTGCCATGGCCTTGATTGCTGAAACGGCAACAGGTTTTGTCACAGGAATGAACGTGCCTGACCATTGCATTGTTCTGATTAAAAGCATGCATATTGACTTTAAACGTCCAAGTAAAGGTGCCATGACAGCGACAGCCACCTTAACACTAGAACAACAGCAACTGATGCAAACCACCGCCAAAGGTGAAACTTTAGTTTCTGTGACAGTAATGGATGAATCGGGTGAAGCACCCGTTCAGTGTGAAATGTTATGGGCATGGCTCGACAAAGCATCATTAAAAAAGTAA
- a CDS encoding YajQ family cyclic di-GMP-binding protein, with the protein MPSFDIVSELEIFEVNHAVQNTQKEIATRFDFRGQDVSIELNEKNKEIKISTESDFQCEQVYTMLENHFFKRKVDIQALDPQKMTASGKNVVQVVKLKDGLDSDTAKKINKAIKESGIKVQSSIQGDKIRVTDKKRDTLQQVMTFLKEQQFGLPLQFNNFKD; encoded by the coding sequence ATGCCATCTTTTGATATTGTTTCAGAATTAGAAATTTTTGAAGTAAATCATGCTGTTCAGAACACCCAAAAGGAAATCGCAACACGTTTTGACTTCCGTGGTCAGGACGTTTCGATTGAACTCAATGAAAAAAACAAAGAAATCAAAATCTCAACTGAAAGTGATTTCCAGTGCGAACAAGTTTACACTATGTTAGAGAACCATTTCTTTAAGCGTAAAGTCGATATTCAAGCGCTTGATCCACAAAAAATGACGGCTTCAGGTAAAAATGTAGTTCAAGTGGTGAAATTAAAAGATGGACTTGACTCAGATACCGCAAAAAAAATTAACAAAGCCATTAAAGAAAGTGGCATTAAAGTGCAATCTTCAATTCAAGGCGACAAAATTCGTGTGACTGATAAAAAGCGCGATACATTACAGCAAGTAATGACCTTTTTAAAAGAACAACAATTTGGTCTGCCGTTACAGTTCAATAACTTTAAAGACTAA
- a CDS encoding rhodanese-like domain-containing protein gives MIRKQEITTFEFPEDAIIWDVRDSSAYAEAHVKGAINQPITELSAQSLTQVSTDQPIYILCGGGSKAPRAAELLEGFDSAREYVILMGGTRAARDAGLALEQGH, from the coding sequence ATGATCCGTAAACAAGAAATTACAACATTTGAGTTCCCAGAGGATGCGATCATCTGGGATGTACGTGATTCAAGTGCTTATGCTGAAGCACACGTGAAAGGGGCGATTAATCAGCCCATCACAGAACTTTCAGCACAAAGCCTTACTCAAGTGTCAACGGATCAACCGATTTACATTTTATGTGGTGGCGGTAGTAAAGCGCCACGTGCTGCAGAGTTACTTGAAGGTTTTGACAGTGCGCGTGAGTATGTGATTTTAATGGGTGGTACCCGAGCTGCTCGTGATGCTGGTTTAGCCTTAGAACAGGGTCACTAA
- the mnmC gene encoding FAD-dependent 5-carboxymethylaminomethyl-2-thiouridine(34) oxidoreductase MnmC, with product MSSAIQTADLEWQQVDGIDVPVSKQFGDVYFSKDNGLLETRHVFLNGNDLSERLSNLQPFEYFSVGETGFGTGLNILALWQLWQQVRPNNHSHLHAISVEKFPLSKADLIRALDAWPELKHIADQLIAQYPHPIAGCHRLNFPNERFSLDLWLGDAHDVFPSMAKTSSVNAWFLDGFAPACNPDIWEEQVLNHIVRLSDIGTTFSSFSVAGVLKRGLTQHGISISRPRGYKHKREMLKAIWLTAEPENTSDAVDTKSVLNQNQPDQVSHAFKQRQIAIVGAGIAGLTSAWAFAERGHQVTLYDQSEPLAGGSGNPLALLNPKLCPIEQSHEHLMTLAWQHALQHYSKFQAFRPIQVHQLALKKAEDLLELEQQYPAGLLTAETAADSMIITKYPCLNLTKAGAVSPHQLKDQILAHPLIQFVQANITKIHPEHNEIVGEQAQSLGQFDHVIVCCARHTAAFFEQYPVLKPIRGQVSWVENRLQPLALNQAYSYGGYCMQLDAQQLILGASFYPNRDDSDVLLEDHVHNYELIHSVFPDYAQSLPDVRTWQGRASVRAQSLDYFPVLGRMSEQFEIYSFAGLGSKGFLFAPLCSEILAAQILKEACPVPDSLLQKLSPTRFQKKPKAKKPYFKAQS from the coding sequence TTGTCAAGCGCAATTCAAACTGCCGATTTAGAGTGGCAACAAGTTGATGGCATTGATGTGCCAGTTTCAAAACAATTTGGCGATGTCTATTTTTCCAAAGACAATGGTCTACTTGAAACACGCCATGTGTTTTTAAATGGCAACGATTTATCTGAGCGCCTGTCAAATCTTCAGCCCTTTGAATATTTTAGTGTGGGTGAAACAGGCTTTGGCACAGGGCTCAACATCTTGGCACTTTGGCAACTTTGGCAACAAGTACGGCCAAATAACCACAGCCATCTCCATGCCATTTCAGTTGAAAAATTTCCGCTATCTAAGGCTGATCTGATACGCGCACTCGATGCTTGGCCTGAACTCAAACACATCGCAGATCAACTAATCGCACAGTATCCGCATCCGATTGCGGGTTGTCATCGCCTGAACTTCCCTAATGAACGTTTTAGCCTAGACCTTTGGTTAGGCGATGCCCACGATGTTTTCCCTAGTATGGCAAAAACCAGTAGCGTTAACGCATGGTTCCTTGATGGGTTTGCACCTGCCTGTAACCCAGACATATGGGAAGAGCAAGTACTGAATCACATCGTTCGCTTGTCTGACATTGGAACAACATTTTCTTCATTTAGTGTCGCAGGCGTACTCAAGCGTGGTTTAACACAGCATGGTATTTCTATTTCACGTCCGCGTGGCTATAAGCATAAACGCGAAATGCTCAAAGCCATCTGGTTAACTGCTGAGCCTGAAAACACATCAGACGCTGTAGATACCAAATCAGTATTGAATCAAAATCAACCGGATCAAGTATCACACGCTTTTAAACAACGCCAGATTGCTATCGTTGGTGCAGGGATTGCAGGTTTAACTAGTGCATGGGCCTTTGCCGAGCGTGGGCACCAAGTCACGCTCTACGACCAATCTGAGCCACTCGCAGGAGGTTCAGGCAATCCGCTGGCCTTACTCAACCCCAAACTTTGTCCGATTGAACAAAGTCATGAACATCTCATGACCTTGGCTTGGCAACATGCTTTACAACACTATTCCAAATTTCAAGCTTTTCGCCCGATTCAAGTACATCAACTGGCGCTTAAAAAAGCCGAAGACTTACTCGAACTTGAACAACAATATCCTGCGGGTCTTCTGACAGCCGAAACTGCTGCTGATTCTATGATAATCACTAAATATCCCTGTCTGAATCTAACTAAAGCCGGCGCTGTCTCACCACATCAACTCAAAGATCAAATCTTAGCGCATCCGCTCATTCAGTTCGTACAAGCCAACATTACTAAAATCCATCCCGAGCACAATGAAATCGTAGGTGAACAAGCCCAATCACTAGGCCAGTTTGATCACGTGATTGTGTGCTGTGCACGCCACACAGCTGCGTTCTTTGAGCAGTACCCAGTGCTGAAGCCCATTCGCGGACAAGTCAGCTGGGTGGAGAACAGGTTACAACCTTTAGCCCTCAATCAAGCCTATAGCTATGGCGGCTATTGTATGCAGCTTGATGCACAACAACTCATCTTAGGTGCATCCTTCTATCCCAATCGAGACGACAGCGATGTTTTGCTTGAAGACCATGTGCATAACTACGAGCTTATCCACAGTGTCTTTCCAGATTATGCACAATCACTTCCTGATGTGAGGACTTGGCAAGGCCGTGCATCCGTTCGCGCGCAAAGTTTGGACTATTTTCCAGTACTTGGTAGAATGTCCGAACAGTTTGAAATTTATAGCTTTGCTGGCTTGGGTTCTAAAGGATTTTTGTTTGCGCCTTTATGTAGTGAAATTTTAGCGGCGCAGATACTGAAAGAGGCCTGCCCCGTTCCTGACTCACTGCTACAAAAGCTCAGTCCGACCCGGTTCCAGAAAAAGCCCAAAGCCAAAAAGCCTTATTTTAAAGCTCAGTCTTAG
- a CDS encoding YciI family protein, whose amino-acid sequence MPLFVVTCTDQEGTVEKRLATRPEHLARLQKLNDEGRLIVAGAMPKDPSNPQAGFYGSTIIVDFDSREALDVWLQEEPFLKVGVYRQIDVKPFNKAFPQG is encoded by the coding sequence ATGCCGCTATTCGTCGTCACATGTACCGATCAAGAAGGTACAGTCGAAAAACGTCTTGCTACACGTCCAGAACATCTTGCTCGTTTGCAAAAGCTCAATGATGAAGGTCGTTTAATTGTTGCAGGAGCGATGCCGAAAGATCCAAGCAATCCGCAAGCAGGCTTTTATGGCAGTACTATCATTGTTGATTTTGACTCACGTGAAGCACTCGATGTCTGGTTACAGGAAGAGCCATTCTTAAAAGTAGGGGTTTATCGTCAGATTGATGTTAAACCATTTAATAAAGCATTCCCTCAAGGATAA
- a CDS encoding inner membrane-spanning protein YciB yields the protein MKALLDFVPLIIFFYLYKTVDPKNTDHPLLQLIGSAGGVDNNNILVATTGLIISMLVVYGALFFMQKFRLDKQQWIVLFMTVIFGGVTLMLSDDFYIKLKAALLNIIFSGAFLLSPYFGKERKPLIKRLFGPIFNLTDAGWKNLNFAWAAMFALMSFLHVFFAFLFMDGKYWGEFTAFGDMIVMFSFIIIQFIVLRKYFKSSEE from the coding sequence ATGAAAGCACTTTTAGACTTTGTGCCGCTGATCATTTTCTTTTATTTATATAAAACTGTAGATCCTAAAAATACTGATCACCCATTGCTCCAATTGATTGGTTCTGCAGGAGGTGTCGATAATAATAATATTCTTGTAGCCACCACAGGTTTGATTATTTCAATGCTGGTGGTTTACGGCGCACTGTTCTTCATGCAAAAGTTCCGTTTAGACAAACAACAGTGGATTGTGTTGTTTATGACGGTTATTTTCGGTGGTGTTACCTTAATGCTGTCAGATGACTTTTACATCAAACTCAAAGCGGCCTTGCTGAATATTATTTTCTCAGGCGCTTTCTTACTTTCTCCTTATTTTGGCAAAGAACGCAAACCGCTGATCAAACGTTTGTTCGGCCCAATCTTCAATTTAACCGACGCAGGTTGGAAAAATTTAAACTTTGCGTGGGCTGCTATGTTCGCCCTCATGTCCTTTTTACACGTATTTTTCGCATTTTTATTTATGGACGGAAAATATTGGGGAGAATTCACGGCTTTTGGTGACATGATCGTGATGTTTTCCTTTATCATTATTCAGTTTATTGTATTGCGTAAATACTTTAAATCTTCTGAAGAGTAA
- a CDS encoding PHP domain-containing protein, which yields MEGVDLHTHSNISDGTFTPKQLVDAAAEKGIHTLALTDHDTMDGLALAELAAKSHAMRIISGVEISSQWSRPSTKKNYGVHVVALNMQDLEPLQKCLEQQKQIRARRAKEICDLLIPLIGEDIYADVLAKVEQMPDRVTRTHIAKTLVEKKYVSRAQQAFDKYIKEGKKAYVKFDGLGLEETIQVIHASGGFAVLAHPTRYDLSATNIRYLIEIFAQFGGDAVELPPNVEPTSTRQMVDRMIAEHGLKVSVGSDFHGDNMPWIKLGNIPRVKEGQVGIWESFV from the coding sequence ATGGAAGGCGTAGATTTACATACTCACAGCAATATTTCTGATGGTACTTTCACACCAAAGCAATTGGTTGATGCTGCTGCGGAAAAAGGCATCCATACCTTGGCTTTGACAGACCATGACACCATGGATGGCCTTGCTTTAGCAGAGTTGGCTGCAAAGTCGCATGCGATGCGTATTATTTCAGGTGTAGAAATTTCCAGTCAGTGGTCGAGACCCTCGACTAAGAAAAACTATGGCGTGCATGTGGTTGCATTGAATATGCAAGATTTAGAGCCACTACAAAAATGTCTTGAACAGCAAAAACAAATCCGCGCGCGCCGCGCCAAAGAAATTTGTGATTTGTTGATTCCACTGATTGGTGAAGACATTTATGCTGATGTTTTGGCGAAAGTTGAACAGATGCCTGATCGTGTGACTCGAACACATATTGCCAAGACCTTAGTTGAAAAAAAGTATGTGAGTCGTGCGCAACAAGCGTTTGATAAATATATTAAGGAAGGTAAGAAAGCCTACGTGAAATTTGATGGGCTGGGTTTAGAAGAAACCATTCAAGTGATTCATGCCAGTGGTGGTTTTGCAGTATTGGCGCATCCGACACGGTATGATTTATCTGCTACTAATATTCGTTATCTGATTGAAATATTTGCACAGTTTGGTGGAGATGCAGTTGAATTGCCGCCCAATGTCGAACCGACATCGACTCGTCAAATGGTGGATCGGATGATTGCTGAGCACGGTTTAAAAGTTTCGGTTGGAAGCGACTTCCATGGTGACAATATGCCATGGATTAAATTGGGTAATATTCCCAGAGTCAAAGAGGGGCAAGTGGGGATTTGGGAAAGTTTTGTCTAA
- a CDS encoding bestrophin family protein yields the protein MIVRDQPSIFKVLFSWRGTILPKVLPPLGVVMLVSAIIGILSYVGYFHFPELPLVGFTLIGVVLSIFLGFKNSACYDRWWEARKLWGILIANSRHFDRDCRILTQGRRERVIQHVIVFANVLRDRLRHQTANPTELVQTSGLSQNALTQLYQQANAPQYTLSLIQWELMQALKEGEISDIVYAQLNQHVADLSVVQTGCDRIATTPLPFAYSVLLNRTVYFFCLILPFSLGSTLGIFTPLLVGVLAYTFLGLDALSSEIEEPFGTQSNDLPLDSMVRTIEIELLGTLGKPTPPPIQAQDNNLL from the coding sequence ATGATTGTGCGTGATCAGCCCAGTATTTTTAAGGTGCTTTTTTCATGGCGTGGCACCATTCTTCCCAAAGTTTTACCGCCTTTGGGTGTGGTCATGTTGGTCTCTGCCATTATTGGCATTTTGTCCTATGTCGGCTATTTCCACTTCCCCGAACTGCCCTTGGTCGGCTTCACCCTCATTGGGGTGGTACTTTCTATTTTCCTCGGCTTTAAAAATAGTGCCTGCTATGACCGTTGGTGGGAAGCACGGAAGTTATGGGGCATTTTAATTGCCAACTCACGTCACTTTGACCGCGACTGTCGTATCTTGACCCAAGGTCGTCGTGAACGTGTGATTCAACATGTGATTGTCTTTGCCAATGTCTTACGCGACCGTTTACGTCATCAAACGGCCAATCCAACAGAACTGGTGCAAACCAGTGGCTTAAGTCAAAATGCGCTGACTCAACTGTATCAACAAGCCAATGCCCCGCAGTACACGCTCAGCTTGATTCAGTGGGAGTTGATGCAGGCATTAAAAGAAGGTGAAATTAGTGACATTGTGTATGCGCAACTGAATCAGCACGTTGCTGACTTGAGTGTGGTGCAAACCGGTTGTGACCGTATTGCGACAACACCACTACCTTTTGCCTACTCTGTATTACTCAATCGTACAGTGTATTTTTTCTGCCTCATTTTACCATTTAGCTTAGGTTCAACCTTGGGTATTTTCACCCCGCTTTTGGTTGGTGTATTGGCCTATACTTTCTTAGGACTCGATGCTTTGAGCTCGGAAATTGAAGAGCCTTTCGGAACGCAAAGTAATGACTTGCCACTGGACTCGATGGTACGTACTATCGAAATTGAACTGCTTGGGACTTTAGGAAAACCGACACCTCCCCCGATTCAAGCACAAGACAATAATTTACTCTAA